Proteins encoded by one window of Primulina huaijiensis isolate GDHJ02 chromosome 1, ASM1229523v2, whole genome shotgun sequence:
- the LOC140962183 gene encoding uncharacterized protein codes for MCFLGCDEKETEVGRQKAPGSCPYCGGKVHAVDVGSQLRLCFLPICFRFKRKYFCTLCSKRLVLYDY; via the coding sequence ATGTGTTTTCTGGGATGCGACGAGAAGGAGACGGAGGTGGGGCGGCAGAAGGCGCCGGGATCGTGCCCCTACTGCGGCGGAAAGGTTCATGCAGTGGACGTTGGAAGCCAACTCAGACTGTGTTTCCTCCCCATTTGCTTCAGATTCAAACGCAAATATTTTTGTACTCTCTGTTCCAAGCGTCTGGTTTTGTACGATTATTAA